One Dioscorea cayenensis subsp. rotundata cultivar TDr96_F1 chromosome 19, TDr96_F1_v2_PseudoChromosome.rev07_lg8_w22 25.fasta, whole genome shotgun sequence genomic window, GCACATAATGCACAGCAGAGTTTGCCTTTGATTTCCAATCTATGTTATGTTtctccatattaaaaaaaaaaggtcccTGGTTGTACAAATGGGCTTTTCATTGAGTTTGAACAATGATCCAAAGTAAGAAGCAATATACAAATGTATGGCTTTATCTAGTTAAATGATCCTTGAAGAATCCAAGAATATCTTATGAATTTCTCATATCATCCCTTTGACATTATGGGATTGTCTCccccaattaaaaaaacatgctaAATTCAAATCATATGAATACAAACACACCAATAAACACGAGAAATCACATAAATAACTTTAGCATCACACTTTCACCTTATTCATTAACTTGTGCTTTTGCAAATTGTATTAGTCTCACTACTTCCTGATTAAAGAATGCAGTTCACTATTTACCATTAAAAAGACTCAGAGATGAACAGGCTTCCATTAGTTCAAGTTTAAATTGGGTGCACATAAACAGGCACAAGCTTTTAACACACATGACTACAACTTTGACATCTAAAAAGTTCACAGACCAGAAATCAAATCTCCAAaataataaagcaaaaaaaacataatcacaAAATTGACACTTTGAGCATACCTTCTTTGGTAGTTGGAACTACTATCAGTGAAATAAACATTCCCAtcttcatcaaaatcaaaatcattagTGAACTTCAAAGGAACACCTTCAGCCTCTGTTGTAAGCTGTGTTGCCAGGCCACCCTCAGGCCCAACCTTCAACAATCCAAAGTAAGCATCAGCAATATACAAGTCCCCACTTTTCTTATCAAACCGAAGCCCTAATGGCCTCCCACAAACATGCTCATTCTTCAAATACATCAAAGCCGAAGGCTTCGGATCACACAACTCCGTTCTGCAAACAATATCATCATCAATAAATCCACATACCAATCAGAACAAAAGCAGCCCAAGACATAGAACCAAACCTATTAGGGGAAGTGAAAGCGAAATCGGACCAAGAGTTGCCGTTCCAGAAGAGTATACGGCCATCAGCAACGCCAGTGTAAGGGCCGTGGCCGTGAGGGTCGAAGGCGACGCTCTCAGGACCCTGAATTTGGCCGAAGAACCTCACCTCAGCTCTCTGAAGCAAGTCCTGCTCGTCTCTCACCTTGGGGACCTCGGACCATGCCGGCAGCTCAACCTTGTAGGCCTCGAACTCCGGGAAGTCCGCCATGGAGCTATGCCGCAGCGGGTCAATCCCGCAGTAGACCGCCGCCAACACGATCACGACGGCGAAGAGCACCGTCATCGTCGAGGCCATGGTCTTGGCTCGTGAGAGTGGTAAAGGAGAGAGCTTTGAGAGTTGGGAGATTGGGAATTAGGTGAGCTTATTATGAAGACAAGTAGCGGTAGGTTTACCGCCAGAGTCATCAATGTTTTCTTACTTTATTCattcaaacaataataatttatttattgtttaaaatgttattgaGGTATGCTTGCTTGGTTCAACGCATTAGTAATACCCAAATTGGTTCCTCTActtttaaatctctttattcAGAAATGTGCTCCACTAATCCCTCAactcttgaaaaaaaatgacccaatttaatCTCTACCCCTAGTGCAGCTTTGGTTCAGCAGTAATGACGTATTACTACGTAACGAGATTCCAGCTAGTAATATGAGtgagaatgttatatggttgggaatatcgtagtaatttaatataaccacgttttggttggaaactcttaTTACCGAATAATTACATTCTCGTGTTTGGTTATCATAGTAATCTATTtcgttaaaatatataaagttataagattaccactgtgaatccaagatagacaccaaatttgcagtaatgggattaccactttctggtaatatttataagttggtagaatgtgatattaccatctagATTACCACTTGTgtaatgccaaacgtggtaatattttcagattaccacgtaacacgtggtaatctttctacattaccgcgaaccaaacgaccccttaaTCTATTCTCATATagtctttttacttttgaaaaataCAGTCAATAATTGACCTATTTAAGAATAGAATGGACTAAATAGaactattttcaaaagtagagggactatttgggaacatttctgagtagatggaccaaaagagaagagagagaaaagtagaggaaccaattcgggtattatactttagtttttttaaacctaattaatatttattagaattttataattttaaaatattaacattatttatttatttatttgttctatGTTTAGTAGaaattttaataagaaaattgaTAGGATATCTTTGACTGGTTGATTGGATGATGGCAATGGTGCTTGATTATGAAtgtatgataatttaaaattacttagataaaatgaagaaattaaaaatatgtttaaactttAACATAACagtaattgtaaaaataaaattcgtTGATGAATATTTTAGtgaaatatatgtaaaaattaatGAGTGAAAAAGGTTGAGTAATCAACtctctaaaaaaattgaatggttGGTCCATCTTATTCAAATTTAagtaattagttaattaaaaataaataatgtttaatgtGAGGGGAAAATGAAATTAATTCGTACTTCTCAGCATAGTTCAAAGATCATAGATGATCATGTCTGCTAATTGATTATTCTCCAAACTGACTAATGTGCAATAAAGTAATGTCTAACCAACCATCTTGTATCTgtctttccaattttttgactTGGAGAAGGGTAGGATGTACCACATGCCAACCACGTCACTTTGACTAAAGATTTTAAGATATTCCAGGTGACATTTGAATTGaaaaattatggaaaatttTATACTTTTCCAAGGCAACAAATTTTAGACTATTGGactgattttattattattatccaaaCTTTGATTTTGCTCACATATTTATTGaggattatttttctttttcaagtaAAATAACTGTATTGATGCAAAATCTGGAGTGCCATATGTTAGTTTTTGTTACACCAAAAACAACACATCTAGACTTAAAAAGGAGTATTGCAAAGAGCTGATTAGCAGAATTTCAGTAAGGATTTTAAATTGGTCAGCTAAGGCTTTGTCATATGCAGAAAGGTTGCAATTAATTAATGTGGTCCTATTAAGCATGTATTCTTATTGAAGTTCTTTGTTCCTATTGCCAATATGTGTAAtgtaaaaagtagaaaaaattTGTAGATCTTTTCTCTGGCATGGATCAAATGAAAGTACACGAGGAGGATTAGTAAGTTGGACTTTTGTTTGTAAAAGTAAGGCTTGTGGCGGACTAGGCATAAGGTCTATTCATATTTGGAACTAGGCGGCTCTTGCAAAACATATATGGGAGCTAATTCAATCTAAGCCTACTCTATGGGCCACTTGGGTGATTAAGTATAAACTCAGGAAGCTGAGCTTTTGGGGTATTACAAAAAAAGTTGATTCAAGCTGGAGTTGGAGACAGTTACTCAAGATAAGAGATGTCTTTAAAGACTTCTTTGAGTATAAATTTGGAGATGGCTATACATTTTCATTTTGGTACGATCCTTGGTGTCATAGGTCATCCTTAGTAGATCTTTTTCCTTGGATTAATGTTAGCAATACATATATGTTAAGGGAAGATGTGGTTAGAGATTTATGGAGGAATGCCAGGTGGAGGTTCCCTAATTATtagagatatgatttgaagctAGCTTGGGATTTTATAAAATACAGTTTTATCATTGATGAGGGTAGTAGAGACATTATATGTTGGAAGTATGATAAGAGGGGTTTTAGTATTGCTAGTGCATGTAAAATCTTGACACAAAATGATCAGAAAGTTGAATGGGCTCTATTGGTGCTGGCAAAGGGTCATGTACCAATCAGTACCAAGATATGCTTTTATATTTTGGCTTGCTGTGCAGAACAGGTTGCTTACAAGAGGCAAAttgtatagttttttttttttggaaagaagagcggggcgaacccactagagacccggGGGACGTCGCatgcctcggtggaacaagtgggggaCGGGGCCACCACGTGGagctggaaccacccgtactgacaaccactattcacaactcccgaAATGTGCTCGctagaatcgaactctcaccactcggtgagagctctatcggcgacccgtgtaccaatagacccgaaggtcgttggcgaGGCAAATTGTATAGTTGGAGGGCTATAGATTCTGAGCTGTGTGTGCTATGTAATGATGCTAAGGAGGAGGTTAgtcacttatttttttaatacagaTTTTCAGCAGAAGTATGGGAGAGAGTTTTGAAAGAGATCAAGGTGCATAGAAGACCTTTCAAGTGGGCAAGAGAGATAAGTTGGTTTCAGGGGAAGACTCGTGATAAATCCATGCTCTCAAGAGTTAGAAGAGTAGCTCTGTCAACATGTATGTACATGATATGGAAGGCTAGAAAATGTCTAGTATTTCAACAGAAACAATTTAGTTCTGACAAGGTGTTCAAAGAAATCCGAGAAGTGCTAGTGATGCTTTTTAGTGACGTTTGCAATGGAATATAAGAATGTATGGATATATGGATGAATTAAGTGTATCTTGTCTGTGTTTTTTGTTTGAGTTAGCTATTTGCCTGTGGTGTTGGTGATGTGGTATGATGTAGATGGTGGTTTGTTTGTGAATGGAGTGTTTCCAAGTGAGACGATTGTATGTAGTTGTCTATAGTTTAAGTGAATGTGATGGTAGCTTAACCTTGTATATGTTGATGTTTGGGATTTAATGAAATTCATTTTGGCTTGCCAAAAAAACAACactacttttgttttttatgcttATCCATGAAATTTggcaggttttttttttaattttttttataaatataaggAAATCATAATATCAAATCCTTGAATGGAAATgatattaaaatgaaattttcagCCGCTTCTCTTTACAATAGCTGCAGGACCTTTATGGTCTTAATTTTCTTAGTCAAGTGgttctataaatttttaaatgattttgatACAAATGTTTTATTAACAAATCTCTTTGGAGAGGAGTTTGCCCCACTCAAAACTCAAAGTTTTCACCTAGCTTATTGTGGATGATAAGAACCTAATTATGGATAACTTAGCAAAATGTGAATGCAATAAAAATCTTTAGGACCAATAGCATTTTCTAGCCGCGTAATTATAGAAATCGAGAACCATCTGCtcctaaaattttcaattgcTTCGAGAATTTGAGTTCATTTTTCGAAATTTTAACATTCCAAACACCCCAATTACTCTCAAAAAGGTCTAGGCCTTATGATGtctaaaaatactttcagaatacATGGTTTGAAAAACCTCATTGTTCGAGCAATTTACGGGACCCATCTAGACCAAGCGGAACAATCATATTTTCTCTTACGCAACACTTCCATTTCTTACAGCTATATACAAAATTGGTCATTTATTTATCATGTAGATAAATACAACATTAGCTCTTTGAAGAACAAATTAGAAGAAGCGCTTCTGCTACATACCCGttgtttttatagttttttttcctttttttttaaccccAGTGGactcattttcttttgcttttctgtTGGTAAGTCACTGTTTATTTTAGTTCTGTTTGTTGTACTCATGTTTTctaatcaaattttataatttcttattttaattaaattataataaatccacttttattaaaaaaaaaaattgccaacTCCCTATTTGACTTTGTTTGAATAAAGACATTTCTTACATCACATTCACCATAGAGGCTTCATaactaaagaaaaacaatgtCATAAGCACTTGAATTTATTTGGCTACACCTTTCTGCAAGCTTCAATGCAAATTAAAAACCAGTCTATATAAGATACAGAAATATAAGGGATGTTCCATTAACCTTTACCAATTATGGTTTCCCCAACTCCTTCTCCCacccaaataaaaataaaaaataaaaataaaaagaaaacaaaaagaaattgtCACACCAAACCACCACCCTTCAATACCTGAAAAGGAACCCCCACCAAACCAAACTAAAAGAGGTACATGGTCAACATGATTCTCCAACTGACAATACTCTTATCCAGTCAGTTTGACCTCTGCAACTAGCTAGCAGTCTTCAGGAGACAACCTGATGATCAATATCATTGTAATACAATGTAACAGTAATTTTAGAATGCATATCTATAGACAACACATTCATCttcataacataaaaaaatttaaacaaatgcTTGCCTGCGAGCTAGATCGATATGACTCCCTTTGGTGCAACTGCAGAGCTTGAGTTCACACTGTGTGCTTCATCTGATACACAAAGTCACAGGATTAGAATACGTGTCGGTGAGCGATAAATTTCGAAAAAGAGTGATTTTTGGTTGTGTGAGTGATAAGTACTTAATGGTGGTGCCTTCAGAACGAAGAAACACGAGCCGATGACAATGTAGCAGAGCAGAAGAACAAAGCCCTTCATATAGTGTGAAGTCCCATCCTGCAAAAAAATCACTCAGACAGTTGAACAACTGAAGTAAATCATGGAACAAGATCAGCACTGCAgtttattttggattgattcttgCTTTACCTGCAGAGTGAATGAGGTTGCTAGAATTGCTATAATCAAAGATCCGGTCTCTAGGAGCTTGAAGTCAAGATCCATTTGGATACCCATTATCCATGCGACAATCACACTCAAAGGAACCTAATTGTGTCAAAGAAGATGATCACATATAAATATACCATGtatgataaaaataactaattacatAGTGAACATATTAGGCAAACTGCATCTTACCACAAACATGGATATTTGAGTTGCAGAACCCAATGAAACACCCAAAGTGATATCCTGGAATGTACAAGCAAGCACATAAGCAATTCAACAGTTATGATTTAGAGATCATAGCAAATAGATTGATTAAGCTTGTGTTTACCAGTTTGTTCTTAAAAGCAAATATGATGGCACCGGCATGTTCAGCTGCATTTCCTACAATGGGTAGCAATATAATGCTGATGAAGCTTACCGATATACCCCATGATTCAGATGCAGCCTGCATAAGAAGAAATCATAATTGCAATTAGTACAATGAACTTAACATGAGAGAATCATCAATGCAAATGGGCGGGAAAATTGGACAGAGAACTAAGGTAGTTTTTGTAACTCAACAGTCAATCTAATTCCACTCAAAGAAATGGCTTATGGTGCATTTTCTAGAGAGGTACTTCTCTAAAAAACTTGTCTCTATTCATAGAATAATCAAAAAGTAAAATAGAAGCGTATAGTTTactgaaataaaagaaaaaaaattctaaatattcATTTTCAAAAGTGGGATGGCATCTAGCtagatgaaaaaataaaaacagactCCACCATCCAATTGATGAAACTTTCtattaatgttaattataatGTTTGACTTGCTCTAACACAACTCATAAACATGTGCCCTGGCATGAAGAACTTTTAAGGAACTAGATGATTAAAAATACTTTCTATCTTATTATACCAAACATTACAGCAAGAAGGCATCCATTCAAGTCAATAAAGCTTAAAGTTCAAGCAGTATTTGCGGACAAAACACTGACCATCATGGTCACTGAGAAGATTAGTTTGATGTACCTCAATGGTGCCAACAACATACTCAGACAAAATTGCAATCACAACAGTCATTCCGATCAACCAAGCAAGGGCACTTGCAAAACCAAGCGCAGGTGCATCTTCAGATACAGAATCATCAGTTTCATCCTCCTGTGTAGAATACAGCAAATGGTATTAGACATTCTTTTACATTGACAAAACAATCAACATAACAAGGAAGTATTAAAAGAGTAATGCACATGGCTTTCCATCACACAAGACAACCCCACTAGTGAGAACCTAAAGATACAAAACTGGTTAGAGCATCTGCAAGTGTTTCTGTACCATGCTGCCAGTACTAAAAATGTACAAGCATGACTACAGTTATCATGGTTGTGAGTTGGAATTGATGGAATATCCTGCAGCCTGCAGCCCCAGAAAAGAGGTGGTGTAGCTGAACACATAGTTAAGAATTCAAGCAAATATTCAATCAgcaattttttaattgtgttgTGGTTGGTGAGTGCCAATGATCAGAGGAATGAATCATTCTACAGATAAATCATAGGAATGACTTGTGAAAAACACAACAGAATAAAAGCACATGACTGGAAGATAACAGAAAATGTAAGCAATGGCATATTGTTAATACTAAAACAAAAACTAGTACCTCCTGGGCCTCAAAGAGACGGCGGTGAGTCTTGAGCTGGAAGAAGAGGTAGGCAACATAGGCAATGAGCATGACAATGCTACAGACGCGGGAAAGCATCAAGGTAGGCACAGCCACTGCCCCCTGCTCATCGGAGCTGACAGAGTACCGGAGCATGAGGGGCAGAGCATGGCAAAGTGAACCCAACAACAGCAACCCTGTATTTACCTCTGCTTGTTTCTGCAGTAAcaaacacatacatatactaaaTTTTCATTCACTATTAGTCCATTAACATTAATTAACAAGAAAGAGATGAATGCAGAGGCAAACAATACCGGATCAAAGAGTTGTTCTTTCCGAATATTAGCAAGTCCGCCACAGAAAAGAGAAGTGCCAAGAACAAGCAGCAGGTTGGACAGTACAGAACCCATCAGAGACCACTTCACGACCTCAATCTTCGCCCGGCGAAGCGCAAACAATGCAATTATAAGCTCCGTTGCATTGCCACATGTTGCATTCAACAACCCACCCACTATATTCATCAAAATTGCACTCtcatacatcatcatcatcatcatcattaaagaaataatttgCATGTTAGCATAATATTATGGCTCATACCTGTTGGTCCAGTATAAAACGCAATTTGCCtgacaattaataataatgagaatgaGAAACTTAGCCAGcaatggcaaaaaaaaatttggcaaaGAGGAAAAGAAGGCAAGTCTTACTCAGTGAGGAAGCTAACACGCTCAGCCAGCGGTGTCAATCCAAGCAAACTCAAAGCAAAAACCCATGCCTACATTAACAACATataaatccaaatccaaacctccaaaagaaagaaaaaaagaaagccaaagatcaaccaaaaaaagaaaaaaagatactGACACGACCAAGATGGTAATAATGAGCGGCGATGGCGAGGGGAACGGCAGGAAAAAGCACAAAAAGCTTGGTGCCAAGAAAGATCTCTTGAAGAGTAGCAAGAAAGCCTCTGAGCACGGTGCACCGAACCTTGGAAACAAGGGAAAGGTCAGATTTTTTCCGAAGAGAAGACGATGACATATTGTGAGCAGTCCGACCGTGCCCGTGTCGCATATCCTTACTCAAACCACCAGCACCACCAGCACCACCATGGCTGCCACCCTTGTTGTTGTAGATATTAGCATGAGGGTCAGCAGCTTCTTCCAAAAGCCTGGACTCATGATCATGCCCCGTTGTGATCGAGGCCATCTCACTTGTACACACTTCAATGGCAAGAAGACAGAaggtttctcttcttctccttcttcttcttcttctatgaaACTTCTCTTCGGCTACTGCTACAACACTGACACGCTACGGCACCGTACACCATGCCAAACTCACTTGATCAAGAGAGAGGTTTATCATGCACAACAACGGAGATGGAGATTGAGGTTACGGTCACTGGgtaatatatttctatatatatatatatatagaaatatatatatataaatatagaagtccACATGAGAAATGCATAAAAGGAAGAGGATCATAGAAAGGTTGCTTCCCGGAAGCTTCGTGGGACCATTTGAAGGACTCATTTGGAAGGCCCAGGTGGCATATTAACTGTACACCTCATGCACCCCTTGTATTCTCATTTCTCATCAAtgctttgtttattatttattttattattaggcTTTgggggtttatatatatatataatgtgtacATCAAAATGCTATTTGTGTTGGTTTACGTCAGTTTACGTTACGTTGGACGGACACACTTTTCTATCGAGTTTATCAAGATCAATGCGCACTGGCTTTGGCAtcttttatctctttctttCGGATTTTCGTAtgaattttatcatattatctCTTTCTGAATAACTCCTTGAAGATTTTGATAATTTCAGGATAAAATATCAAACTTGGAAaactttgtttttgaaatcttaCCTTAAAActgaaaagagagaaaaaaagtgattaatataattcaatttacaaattttttgtaAAGAatctatatatacatttttacacgcatatttatttatttttctagggtgaataaattataatttttaaccaTTGTTGTGAGAGCACGAGGAAGATGAGTTACCAttccaatgaaaataataattttaaagaaaatatttattgatgaaaagaataaaatgttttttaattagtaattataGTTTTGTGCTCCATGGATGGCATTTTCTTTCACTGAAGATAAAATTGAGGAAGAtaatattatatgaatttttggttgagaaaaatataaaaaatttatatattttaataatctcATTGGACGACCAATAAAGGTTTAGaaatattttggtaaattaaaggattaaaaaaattataattttcaaaaccaaaaaaatcctcctattaaaattttaaattaaattataaattttttttttataaagtttgaaAATTACCAAATTGTCTCTATTTATAAATGGATTAAGACAACCTCACTCATCTTCAGCTAGAATTCTCAATTGCAAAAGGGATTGTCTACCCATTACATACCTGGGTGTTCCCCTCTCTGGTAGACGTCCTAGGCGACAAGATTGGACAAGATTAATTGATACCGTCCGTGATAGGCTTTCACACTGGAAAGCAATTTACCTTTCCTTGGGGGGTCGACTTACCCTTATCAATTCTGTACTTTCATCACTCCCAGTGTACTGGATGTCAGTATTTAAACTTTCAGCTTGGGTCATTCATGAGATTGATAAAATCAGAAGAGACTTCTTTTGGAAGGGCCCGGATCTAGGATCTAAGGGAATTAGATTAATTGCTTGGAAAAGAATCTGTCGACCCCGTAACATGGGTGGTTGGGGAATTTTGGATTTACATGTCTTCAACAACGTGCTACTGggtaagtggtggtggaaaattaTAACAAAGCCGGTTTCCTGTTGGACCAAGATAATCAATGCCAACTACGCGATTAGAGACTCGCCTGGCATTTTATTTCATCAACCACCTAGAAATAAGTCTTTCTTCTGGTCGGGAATTAATGCCATTCTACCCTCATTTCGATCATgtataatcaaatcaattgggAGTGGTAATAATACACTTTTCTGGTTTGACAGATGGTTAGAGGGTCTTTCTCCAAAAGAGCGGTGGCCATcactttttttggaatgttcGTTTCCTTGGATTACAGTAAGacaatttattcatattctTAGCTCCAGTGGTAATACATTCAGAACAACCTCCACAGATGACTTTGacataattcaaaattatataccGAATTGTCCCAATGACCAAGAGGATTCCTTTATCTGGTCATTAAATGGAAATTGAGCCTTCTCCGTCAAATCATACTACAACTTTCTTATCGATGAAGGAATTCGCAGTCAACTTTACTCCAAATTCTGGAAGATAAAATCACATAGTAAAATAACTTTATTCTGTTGGCTTACCTAGGACAATAAAATTCTGACTCTTgagaatctttttaaaaaaggttGTAATCCAAATGCCACTGACACATGTATACTATGTCATAACAACTCAGAAACAGTGGACCACCTTTTCATTGACTGTATTTTCTCAGAAAGAATCTGGTCCTACTTCAAATGTTTATTAGATATTGATCCTATGTTTCTAATATCTGGACCATTTGGATCCCCTCTTTGAATCCTACTTCCAGGATTATCTGGGATCTCTGTTCTAGAGCCATcctctggaatatttggctagaACGCAACAAccgtttttttaatcaaattcagTCTCCCATTTTTTCTACTCTCTATAAAACAACTAATTTGCTTCTctcttggatttctgcagatgCGGAGGACCATCAGCAGGACCCCTTTGATGCTGTTCAGAGGATTAAACGCTCCCTTAACTTCCTGAGATCTAAATCAACCGATCCCGCTGGTGATTCGGTGCACAC contains:
- the LOC120250295 gene encoding protein STRICTOSIDINE SYNTHASE-LIKE 3; translated protein: MASTMTVLFAVVIVLAAVYCGIDPLRHSSMADFPEFEAYKVELPAWSEVPKVRDEQDLLQRAEVRFFGQIQGPESVAFDPHGHGPYTGVADGRILFWNGNSWSDFAFTSPNRTELCDPKPSALMYLKNEHVCGRPLGLRFDKKSGDLYIADAYFGLLKVGPEGGLATQLTTEAEGVPLKFTNDFDFDEDGNVYFTDSSSNYQRRNFMQLVFTSEPSGRLLKYNPVTKETTVLLRNLQFPNGVSMSKDKSFFVFCEGSRGRLSRYWLKGEKAGTSEVFAILPGFPDNVRTNENGEFWVAIHCRRTVYAHVMSHYPQLRKFFLKLPIPAKYQFLMFIGGRLHAVIAKYSPDGELLQILEDRQGKVVRAVSEVEEKDGKLWLGSVLMPFIAVYDLH
- the LOC120250459 gene encoding vacuolar cation/proton exchanger 1a-like; its protein translation is MASITTGHDHESRLLEEAADPHANIYNNKGGSHGGAGGAGGLSKDMRHGHGRTAHNMSSSSLRKKSDLSLVSKVRCTVLRGFLATLQEIFLGTKLFVLFPAVPLAIAAHYYHLGRAWVFALSLLGLTPLAERVSFLTEQIAFYTGPTVGGLLNATCGNATELIIALFALRRAKIEVVKWSLMGSVLSNLLLVLGTSLFCGGLANIRKEQLFDPKQAEVNTGLLLLGSLCHALPLMLRYSVSSDEQGAVAVPTLMLSRVCSIVMLIAYVAYLFFQLKTHRRLFEAQEEDETDDSVSEDAPALGFASALAWLIGMTVVIAILSEYVVGTIEAASESWGISVSFISIILLPIVGNAAEHAGAIIFAFKNKLDITLGVSLGSATQISMFVVPLSVIVAWIMGIQMDLDFKLLETGSLIIAILATSFTLQDGTSHYMKGFVLLLCYIVIGSCFFVLKAPPLNEAHSVNSSSAVAPKGVISI